A DNA window from Pyrus communis chromosome 3, drPyrComm1.1, whole genome shotgun sequence contains the following coding sequences:
- the LOC137727964 gene encoding squalene monooxygenase SE1-like, giving the protein MDYQYVLGGVLVSLLGSVFFMIINTTLNGEKKKVVEKVSNGVNGNGYVRMPSQNGNFQPESASGTDVVIVGAGVAGAALAYTLAKDGRRVHVIERDLSEPDRIVGELLQPGGYLKLIELGLEDCANESIDAQKVFGYALYKDGNDTKLSYPLENYPSDIAGRSFHNGRFIQKMRERATALKNVTLEQGTVTTLIEEKGTVKGVMYKNKAGEEMRSNAPLTIVCDGCFSNLRRNLCTSKVDNPSCFVGLILENCDLPHANHGHVILGDPSPILFYPISGTEVRCLVDVPGTKVPSVANGEMAKYLKNVVAPQVPPQLYRSFLAAVEKGNIRTMQNKSMPATPQPTPGAILLGDAFNMRHPLTGGGMTVALSDIVLLRDLLRPLNDLNDAPALCEYLESFYTLRKPVSSTINTLAGALYKVFCASPDPARQEMREACFDYLSLGGICARGPVSLLSGLNPRPIHLFLHFFAVAVYGVGRLMIPFPTPKRVWLGTRLLLGASGIIFPIIKGEGVRQMFFPATIPAYYRAPPLK; this is encoded by the exons ATGGATTACCAGTATGTTCTTGGTGGGGTGTTGGTTTCTCTGCTGGGCTCTGTTTTCTTCATGATCATCAACACCACTCTCAACGGCGAGAAGAAGAAGGTGGTCGAGAAAGTTTccaacggcgttaacggaaatGGTTACGTGAGGATGCCGTCCCAGAACGGTAATTTTCAACCGGAGAGTGCCAGTGGCACGGACGTTGTCATTGTCGGTGCTGGAGTTGCCGGTGCTGCCCTTGCTTACACTCTTGCGAAG GACGGACGCCGGGTACATGTGATCGAAAGAGACTTGAGTGAGCCAGACAGAATTGTTGGTGAACTATTGCAGCCTGGAGGCTATCTCAAATTGATTGAGTTGGGTCTTGAAG ACTGTGCAAATGAGTCCATTGACGCTCAAAAAGTATTTGGTTATGCTCTCTACAAAGATGGGAACGACACAAAACTGTCTTATCCCTTGGAAAACTATCCTTCAGATATCGCCGGAAGAAGTTTCCACAACGGACGTTTCATTCAAAAAATGCGTGAAAGGGCTACAGCTCTTAAAAA CGTGACACTAGAACAAGGAACTGTGACAACCCTAATTGAAGAAAAGGGCACCGTCAAGGGTGTGATGTACAAGAACAAGGCTGGAGAGGAGATGAGATCAAATGCTCCATTAACAATAGTATGCGATGGGTGCTTTTCAAATCTCCGCCGCAATCTCTGTACTTCCAAGGTTGACAATCCTTCTTGCTTCGTCGGCTTGATCTTGGAGAACTGTGACCTTCCTCATGCAAACCACGGACACGTGATTTTGGGAGATCCATCACCTATCTTATTTTACCCTATTAGTGGTACCGAAGTTCGTTGTTTGGTAGATGTTCCCGGCACAAAAGTACCTTCAGTAGCTAATGGTGAAATGGCCAAGTACTTGAAAAATGTGGTTGCTCCTCAG GTTCCCCCTCAGCTCTATAGATCTTTTCTCGCAGCAGTTGAGAAAGGAAACATCAGAACAATGCAAAACAAAAGCATGCCTGCTACTCCTCAACCCACTCCCGGTGCAATTTTGTTAGGGGATGCATTCAACATGAGACATCCTTTGACCGGAGGAGGAATGACCGTGGCTCTTTCCGACATTGTTCTTCTAAGGGATCTTCTTAGACCCCTAAATGATCTCAACGACGCACCAGCTTTGTGCGAATATCTAGAATCATTCTACACACTTCGCAAG CCTGTGTCATCTACCATAAACACATTGGCCGGTGCCTTGTACAAGGTGTTTTGTGCATCACCTGATCCGGCAAGACAGGAAATGAGGGAAGCTTGTTTCGATTATTTGAGCCTCGGAGGCATATGTGCAAGGGGACCAGTATCTCTACTCTCTGGCCTTAATCCTCGTCCGATCCACCTTTTTCTCCATTTCTTTGCCGTGGCTGTCTATGGAGTAGGTCGCTTAATGATTCCATTCCCTACGCCTAAACGTGTATGGCTCGGGACCAGATTGCTCCTG ggTGCATCAGGAATTATATTCCCCATTATTAAAGGTGAAGGAGTTAGACAAATGTTCTTTCCTGCAACAATCCCAGCATATTACAGAGCTCCTCCTCTTAAATGA